A genome region from Frankineae bacterium MT45 includes the following:
- a CDS encoding LSU ribosomal protein L36P: MKVNPSVKPICDKCKVIRRHGRVMVICENLRHKQRQG; this comes from the coding sequence GTGAAGGTCAACCCGAGCGTCAAGCCGATCTGCGACAAGTGCAAAGTCATTCGTCGTCACGGTCGAGTCATGGTGATCTGCGAAAACCTGCGTCACAAGCAGCGCCAGGGCTAG
- a CDS encoding bacterial translation initiation factor 1 (bIF-1), translating into MPKKDGAIEVEGRVVEPLPNAMFRVELSNGHKVLAHISGKMRQHYIRILPEDRVVVELSPYDLTRGRIVYRYK; encoded by the coding sequence ATGCCCAAGAAGGACGGGGCCATCGAGGTCGAAGGCCGTGTGGTCGAGCCGTTGCCGAACGCGATGTTCCGAGTGGAACTGAGCAACGGTCACAAGGTGCTCGCACACATCAGCGGCAAGATGCGCCAGCACTACATCCGCATCCTCCCGGAGGATCGCGTGGTCGTCGAGCTGTCGCCCTACGACCTCACCCGCGGGCGCATCGTCTACCGCTACAAGTAA
- a CDS encoding SSU ribosomal protein S13P, whose protein sequence is MARLAGVDLPRDKRMVIALTYIYGVGRTRSEQALAATGISEDLRTKDLTDDDLVKLRDYIDAHFQVEGDLRREVAADIRRKIEIGCYEGIRHRRGLPVHGQRTKTNARTRKGPKKTIAGKKKAGKK, encoded by the coding sequence ATGGCACGTCTTGCCGGCGTTGATCTACCCCGCGACAAGCGGATGGTAATCGCGCTCACTTACATCTACGGCGTAGGCCGTACCCGCTCGGAGCAGGCCCTCGCGGCCACCGGGATCAGCGAAGATCTGCGCACCAAGGATCTGACCGACGATGACCTGGTCAAGCTGCGCGACTACATCGACGCGCACTTCCAGGTCGAAGGTGACCTCCGCCGCGAGGTCGCAGCCGACATCCGGCGCAAGATCGAGATCGGGTGCTACGAAGGCATCCGTCACCGTCGTGGCCTGCCCGTCCACGGCCAGCGCACCAAGACCAACGCTCGCACGCGCAAGGGTCCGAAGAAGACCATCGCTGGCAAGAAGAAGGCAGGTAAGAAGTAA